TGATACTGCCTCACAAGCGCATTCTTGGGTCGCGTCAGCACCTGAATCAGCTGCTCCTCGTCCAGTGGATCAACGCTGACGACGACCGGCAGCCGCCCCACGAACTCGGGGATCAGGCCGTATTGCAGCAGGTCGTCGGGCGATACCCTCCGCAGGAGCTCCGCGGTGCTCAGCGTCTGTACCTCCTGCTCCTCGTCGTTGCGGAAGCCGAGGATGCCCTTCTTGCCGATCCGCTGAGCGATCACGTCCTCCAGACCGTCGAAGGCACCGCCGCAGATAAAGAGGATGTTCGTCGTGTTGAGCTGGATGAACT
The sequence above is drawn from the Clostridia bacterium genome and encodes:
- a CDS encoding AAA family ATPase, encoding FIQLNTTNILFICGGAFDGLEDVIAQRIGKKGILGFRNDEEQEVQTLSTAELLRRVSPDDLLQYGLIPEFVGRLPVVVSVDPLDEEQLIQVLTRPKNALVRQYQRLFALDGVELVFTPEALRVTAQEALRHRMGARGLRTIIEETLLDVMYTIPSRPEVRRCVIDADTIRRRTPPKLYGEDDT